TCCCGGAATGCCACAACTTGATATTTTACCATTTCAGGCGCAATTTTCCATAACCTCGTCCCTTTTCTTTCTTTGTAAATGAAACAAGCTTTGTAAATGAAACAAGCCCATTCATTTCTAATAATATAATTGACACAAGGCAGTCTGCATGATAGATTTTCTACGGGCTTTCTTCCCGGTGTTCCAGAATTCTTCATTGTGTGCATGCCTGTATCGGTTCTCCCGGAAGAAAGCCGATTTCTCATGTCCAGTCAAGGAGGGTTCCCGGATGTTCGCCCAGTCCAAAAAAATGGAAGCAGTGCCCTTTTCACCCATCCGCAAAATATTTGCCGAGGTGGACAAGCTGAAGGCTGAGGGAGTGGATATCATTACCCTCGGCATAGGGGAGCCCGATTTCGATACACCGGGCCACATTACCGAGGCCATGGCGGCCGCTACCCGGAACGGAGCCACCCATTATACAGCCAACAAGGGTATCGTCCAGCTCCGCGAGGCCGTGTGCCGGAAGCTGAAACTGGAAGACGGACTCGATTACGACCCCGAGGAAATCATCTGCACCGTGGGTGTTTCCGAAGGCGTTTTCGTATCCCTGAGCAGCTTCCTTGATCCCGGTGATGAAGTGCTCGTTCCGGACCCCTCCTGGGTGAGCTACTTCCATGTTCCCACCATGAACGGCGCTGTTCCGAAGGGCTATCCTCTCCGGGAGGAGAATGATTTCCAGATCGACGTGGAAGACCTGGAAAAACTGGTTTCTCCGAAGACAAAGATAATGGTGGTGCTCGATCCCTCCAACCCCGTTGGAGCGGTACAGGAGAAGGATACCCTTGCCAGGGTGGCTGAATTTGCCGTGAAACACAACCTTCTCGTGATCTCCGACGAGATTTACGAAAAAATCATTTACGACGGGAAGAGGCATTACAGCATCGCCGCTTTCCCGGGGATGAGGGAGCGGACCATCGTGCTCAACGGCTTCGCCAAGGCCTATGCCATGACCGGCTGGCGTATCGGCTACATCGCCGCTCCCGCCGAGCTGGTTTCCGTGATGAACAGAATGCACATGTACGTCGTCACCCATACATCAGTCCAGGCCCAGTGGGGAGCGCTAGCGGCCCTCGAAGGACCCCAGGAGCCGGTGGCCGGCATGGTGGATGAATTCAGGAAGCGCAGGGATTACGTCTGCCGCAGAATCGGCGGGATGAACAAAGTCTCCTGTCTCGTTCCCGGCGGAGCGTTCTATGTCTTCGTAAACATTAAAGAGACGGGCATGAATGCCGAGGAATTCACGAAATACCTCATCCGCGAGGCCCATGTCGCAGTGGTGCCCGGAACGGCCTTTGGAGCTCACGGAGAGGGATTCGTGAGAATTTCCTACGCCGTTTCCATGGAGAACCTGGAAAAGAGCATGGACAGAATCGAAAAAGCCCTCGCTCTCCTTTGATAAAGCCCGAAAGCAGGAGTGCCGGAGAACGTCCGCGGAGAGGAGAGCCTTCTTCCCCGCGGATCTTTTTTTTGGTACAGTTGATCGGGGAATGAAAAGGAGATGAAGAAAATCGAAATGAACTTCGCCGGGTTTCGGGCTGCGGACCCGGAAAAGCTCCGACGCGCACGGTTCATCGACAGGCCCAACCGCTTTCTCGTCCGCTGTGAACTTGAAGGCCGCCCGGTCAGTGCCTTTCTTCCCAATCCGGGGAGGCTGTGGGAAATCCTCCTTCCGGGAACGGAGCTTCTCCTTGCCGAAGACGGCGGAAGCGAGGTACGGAAAACTGCGTTTACTGCCGTCGCCGCCTTGAGGGGAGAATATGTCGTCCTGCTTCATACCCACATCGCCAATGATGCCGCCGGTTGGCTCATCGGGACAGGCAGGGTGCCCGGTCTTGAGGGGTGGAAGGTGAAAAAAAGGGAGGTCTCTTTCGGCCGTTCCCGTTTCGACTTTCTGCTTGAAAAAGAAGGGCGCCTCCTCCTTCTGGAGGTGAAATCCTGCACTCTCTTCGGCCAGGAGTCGGCCATGTTCCCCGATGCACCGTCAGACCGCGGCCGGAAGCACGTGGAGGAACTCTGGACGCTGGCAGGAGAAGGATACGAAGCGGCACTTCTCTTCCTGGTGCAGTCCTCCCGTCCCAATTTCTTTCTTCCGGATTTTCATACAGATCCCAAGTTTGCCGCATGCCTGTTCAGGGCAAAGGACAGGCTTCGGCTATTTCCCCTCGCCGTGGAGTGGAATGCCGCTCTCGAACTCACCGGGGAGCCGAAACTCCTGCCTGTGCCCTGGGAAGTCTACGAGCGGCACGGAGGCGACAGGGGCGACTGTCTCGTCCTTGTAGACGCCGGAGAAAAAGGGTTCTGGGCTGCCGCCTTCCCTACGGAGAACCTCTCGTCCTTTGCCGGGAAGGCTCTCCGTAGGAACGGAAAAGACTTTCCCTTTCCCCCGGGAAGCGGGGGGAAAGTAAAGGTTATCCCCATACGTTCAAGCCTTTCCGGCTCAAAGGACATCAACAACAGTCTCGCCTCTTGTGCTGCAGGCGAGGTCGTGAAGGAAGGGGTGCGATATTTCGTTTTTTCCGGGCCCCCCATGAAGAATGCATGGTTCGTGGAAATGCTCCTGTACCGCAGGACGGATCTCCTTCTGTCGGAGCTTCCCTAGAGAGGAAAGATCACCAGGGGGCACCGGGTGCTCTCGATCAGTCCTTCCGCCACCGACCCGAGGACGAGCCGCCCGAGCTCGCCCGCTGCGGGAAGTCCTATGGCGAGGGAGGCGGGCGCAATCTCCTCTATCCGGCCCGGAAGATCTGTGGCGGGATCTCCCGCAAGAAGGCTTGTTGAAACCTCAAGTCCCCACGAGGCAATTTCATCCCGGATCTCCTCCAAGGCTTCTTCCGCTGCGTTCAGCATTGCGGGAGCTTCTTCAGCCGACAGGGGGGACACCCCGTGGACGATGACGATCTCTGGGGATGCGCCCGTGGCTGAAAGCATGGCCCTGAGGTTGTCAAGCATCAGGCTGGTCCTGTTGGGCTCCAGGTCGAGAGCTACGGCAAGCTTTCCGAAAACCACGGCGTCGGGGAACAGGCCTTCCGATTCCCTGAGGACAAGCTGGGGAACGGGAATGGACCGTATCAGGGGGAGCCCGTCCACTCCTTCGGGCAGCGCAAGAAGGGCAAAGGTGCAGCCTTCGGAACGCACCGTTTCCGGCAGAGTTTCCAGGATGTCACCGGACAGGACGAGGGTTTTATAATAGGATTCAGGGGGAAGTACCCGGGAGGCCATTTCTTCGAGGTATCCCTCCGCTTCCCGGACCACGTGGGGAGCCTCTATCCCCGTGGCGGGATCGACCACGTGAAGCAAAAGGAAATCCGTCTGATGCCCCTTAAGCTTCTCCGACGCCCAGGCCAGCGCCCGCTCGGAGAAAGGGGAAACATCGGCGAGAAAAAGAATCCGCGTAAGCATGATCATCCCTCCCATGGTATTCTGGTCTTCCGGACAAGTATATCGTAAAGGAGTCTTTTCAGTGTGGAGAAATTTCAAAAAAGGCGGCATTTACCATGAATAAGGACACTTCGTGGAAAATCGCAGACGGGATACGGAAAGTGATCAGGTGTATGCCCTATTCGTTGGCGATTTCCGTCGGTGCGGGTCTCGGCCTCCTTTTCTGGGCAGCGAGCAAAAAAAAGGTGGACGAAGCGGAGAGACGCTGCGTGAGGGCGCTGCAGGTCGGGGTGACGGAGGCCAGGAGAATCGTTCGCGGCTCCTATATGAACCTGGGGCGGTCGGTGGCGGAATTTCTCTCCATGGACAAGGTTCGGGGCGATCTGCGGGACCTGGTGGAGTTTCACGGTGAAGAGCACCTCCGAAAGGCCCTCGCCAGGGGAAAGGGTGTCCTCTTTCTCTCCGCTCATTTAGGCAATTGGGAAATCGGTGCGGCTGCCATCGCCGAAAGGGGTTACCCCATGAACGCCATCGGGACGGACCAGCGGGATGAACGGATTACGAACCTCATCATACAGAAAAGAGCCGAATGCGGGATAACCTCGCTCGGCAAAGGCTTCGATCTCAAGGCTGCCATACGATGCCTTCAGAGAGGAGAGGTCCTGGCCATCCTCATGGACCAGGACGTCAGGGACAAGGGCGTGGTGGTTCCTTTCCTGGGGCTTCCGGCGAGCACTCCCTTCGGCCCTGCGAAAATCGCCAGAAAGCTTGGAAGTACTATTCTGCCCGCATTCATGGTCCGCAGGGGCGCCTCCATGGTCCATGACTTTTACATCCTTCCCTCCCCCTGGGAGAAAGGGTACCCCGGCGAGGACGAAAGCATGGAATCGGCCATGACCATCTGCAACGATGCCATCAGCCGGTTCATAAGGGAATATCCGGAGCAGTGGATGTGGCTCTACCCCCGTTGGGCCTCCACGGAGAGTGAAATACGGTGATCCTCGCCATCGACCCGGGAAAGGACAAATGCGGATGGGTTTTCGCCTCAGACGGGGGTGAACTGATCGCGTCGGGGATCTTCCCGGCCGGAAGGGCCGGTGATTTTTTCCGTGCGGTGGCCTCCGGAAACGGACGGGAAATTGCCTCGTTTGCCCTGGAGAAAGGCGGATCTTTTCCGGAATGGTTTTCCGTGGAAGAATGCCTTGTCGGAAACGGCACCGGGAAAGAATTGGTTCT
The Aminivibrio sp. genome window above contains:
- a CDS encoding universal stress protein — encoded protein: MLTRILFLADVSPFSERALAWASEKLKGHQTDFLLLHVVDPATGIEAPHVVREAEGYLEEMASRVLPPESYYKTLVLSGDILETLPETVRSEGCTFALLALPEGVDGLPLIRSIPVPQLVLRESEGLFPDAVVFGKLAVALDLEPNRTSLMLDNLRAMLSATGASPEIVIVHGVSPLSAEEAPAMLNAAEEALEEIRDEIASWGLEVSTSLLAGDPATDLPGRIEEIAPASLAIGLPAAGELGRLVLGSVAEGLIESTRCPLVIFPL
- a CDS encoding pyridoxal phosphate-dependent aminotransferase, producing MFAQSKKMEAVPFSPIRKIFAEVDKLKAEGVDIITLGIGEPDFDTPGHITEAMAAATRNGATHYTANKGIVQLREAVCRKLKLEDGLDYDPEEIICTVGVSEGVFVSLSSFLDPGDEVLVPDPSWVSYFHVPTMNGAVPKGYPLREENDFQIDVEDLEKLVSPKTKIMVVLDPSNPVGAVQEKDTLARVAEFAVKHNLLVISDEIYEKIIYDGKRHYSIAAFPGMRERTIVLNGFAKAYAMTGWRIGYIAAPAELVSVMNRMHMYVVTHTSVQAQWGALAALEGPQEPVAGMVDEFRKRRDYVCRRIGGMNKVSCLVPGGAFYVFVNIKETGMNAEEFTKYLIREAHVAVVPGTAFGAHGEGFVRISYAVSMENLEKSMDRIEKALALL
- a CDS encoding lysophospholipid acyltransferase family protein — protein: MNKDTSWKIADGIRKVIRCMPYSLAISVGAGLGLLFWAASKKKVDEAERRCVRALQVGVTEARRIVRGSYMNLGRSVAEFLSMDKVRGDLRDLVEFHGEEHLRKALARGKGVLFLSAHLGNWEIGAAAIAERGYPMNAIGTDQRDERITNLIIQKRAECGITSLGKGFDLKAAIRCLQRGEVLAILMDQDVRDKGVVVPFLGLPASTPFGPAKIARKLGSTILPAFMVRRGASMVHDFYILPSPWEKGYPGEDESMESAMTICNDAISRFIREYPEQWMWLYPRWASTESEIR
- the sfsA gene encoding DNA/RNA nuclease SfsA; the encoded protein is MKKIEMNFAGFRAADPEKLRRARFIDRPNRFLVRCELEGRPVSAFLPNPGRLWEILLPGTELLLAEDGGSEVRKTAFTAVAALRGEYVVLLHTHIANDAAGWLIGTGRVPGLEGWKVKKREVSFGRSRFDFLLEKEGRLLLLEVKSCTLFGQESAMFPDAPSDRGRKHVEELWTLAGEGYEAALLFLVQSSRPNFFLPDFHTDPKFAACLFRAKDRLRLFPLAVEWNAALELTGEPKLLPVPWEVYERHGGDRGDCLVLVDAGEKGFWAAAFPTENLSSFAGKALRRNGKDFPFPPGSGGKVKVIPIRSSLSGSKDINNSLASCAAGEVVKEGVRYFVFSGPPMKNAWFVEMLLYRRTDLLLSELP
- a CDS encoding endonuclease, with amino-acid sequence MILAIDPGKDKCGWVFASDGGELIASGIFPAGRAGDFFRAVASGNGREIASFALEKGGSFPEWFSVEECLVGNGTGKELVLSLAKSVSLGVKLVPEKGTTLSARKLYWKHHPPRGIRKLFPEGMRVPPRDVDDFAALAIVLKFIESQSAR